GGCGTGTGACTTGTCCGATTTTAGCCGCGCTCCGCTAGGGCAGCGTTCACCCGATTTGTAGGATTTTGTTGTGACTGTGTTCTCGGCACTGTTGCTGGCCGGGGTCTTATCCGGACTGGCACTGGCCGTAGGCATTGTGGTGGGCGCCCGGCTGTCGCGGCAGGCGGGCCAAAACCGCCAACGTGCCGCCACCGACTGGACGGGTATCACCGTCGCGCAGATGCTGCAACGAATCGTCGCCCTGATGCCCATGGGCGCCGCGGTCGTCGATACCCACCGTGACGTCGTCTATCTCAACGATCGCGCCAAGGAACTCGGCCTGGTGCGCGACCGGCAGCTTGACGACGCCGCCTGGAGGGCCGCGCAGGCGGCGCTGGCCGGCGACGATGTGGAGTTCGACCTGGCACCGGTCAAGCGTCCGGGTGGTAGGACCGGACTGTCGGTGCACGGCCATGCCCGGTTGCTGAGCGAGGACGACCGCCGGTTCGCCGTGGTCTTCGTCCACGACCAGTCCGACTTCGCGCGCATGGAGGCGACCAGGCGTGACTTCGTGGCCAATGTCAGCCACGAGCTCAAGACGCCCGTCGGCGCCATGACCCTGCTCGCCGAGGCCCTGTTGGCCTCCGCCGATGACACCGAGACGGTGCGGCGTTTCGCCGAAAAGGTGCTGATCGAAGCCAACCGGCTGGGCGACATGGTCGCCGAGCTGATCGAACTGTCGCGCCTGCAGGGCGCCGAGCGGTTGTCCAACGTGACCGACGTCGACGTCGACGTCGTCGTGTCGGAAGCGATTGCACGCCACAAGGTGGCGGCGGAAAACGCCAACATCGAGATACGTACCGACGCGCCCAGCGGTCTGCGGGTGCTCGGCGACCAGACACTGCTGGTGACGGCGCTGGCCAACCTGGTGTCCAACGCGATCGCCTATTCCCCGCGCGGGTCCCTGGTGTCGATCAGCCGGCGCCGGCGCGGCGACAACATCGAGATCGCGGTCACCGACCGGGGGATCGGCATCGCCCTGGAGGACCAGGAGCGGGTGTTCGAGCGCTTCTTCCGCGGTGACAAGGCGCGGTCGCGCGCCACCGGGGGCAGCGGGCTGGGCCTGGCCATCGTGAAGCACGTCGCGGCCAACCACGGCGGCAGTATCGGCGTGTGGAGCAAGCCGGGCACCGGATCGACGTTCACGTTGTCCATCCCGGCGTTCGGTTCGGCGTCTTCGCCGGATGACATCAACCAAGAACCTGAGCAATTGCTGGGCCGCGAAATCAGGCCCAGGCAACAACGAGAGGAAGAACTGAGTCGCTGATGACGAGCGTACTGATTGTGGAAGACGAGGAGTCGCTGGCCGATCCGCTGGCGTTTCTCCTGCGCAAGGAGGGCTTTGAGGCCACCGTGGTGACCGACGGCCCCTCGGCGCTGGCCGAGTTCGACCGGTCCGGCGCCGACATCGTGCTGCTGGATCTGATGCTGCCCGGCATGTCGGGAACCGACGTGTGCAAGCAGTTGCGTGCCCGCTCCGGCGTTCCGGTGATCATGGTCACCGCCCGGGACAGCGAGATCGACAAGGTCGTCGGCCTGGAGTTGGGCGCCGACGACTATGTGACCAAGCCGTATTCGGCCCGGGAGCTGATCGCCCGTATTCGGGCGGTGCTGCGCCGCGGCGGCGACGACGACTCCGAGATCAGCGACGGCGTTCTCGAGTCGGGTCCGGTGCGGATGGATGTCGAGCGGCACGTCGTCTCGGTGAACGGTGACGCAATCACGTTGCCGCTCAAGGAGTTCGACCTGCTCGAATATCTGATGCGCAACAGCGGGCGGGTGCTGACGCGGGGACAGCTGATCGATCGGGTCTGGGGTGCGGACTACGTCGGCGACACCAAGACGCTCGACGTCCACGTCAAGCGCCTGCGCTCCAAGATTGAGGCGGACCCGGCCAACCCGGTGCACCTGGTGACGGTGCGGGGGCTGGGTTACAAGCTGGAGGGTTAGCCCGCCGCGACCACCTCGTCGGCGACCGCGAGAGCCATGGCCATGATCGCGACCTGCGGGTTGACCTCCGGGCAGCTGGGCAGGATCGAAGCGTCGGCGACCCACACCCCGTCCACGCCG
This genomic stretch from Mycobacterium paragordonae harbors:
- a CDS encoding sensor histidine kinase, which produces MTVFSALLLAGVLSGLALAVGIVVGARLSRQAGQNRQRAATDWTGITVAQMLQRIVALMPMGAAVVDTHRDVVYLNDRAKELGLVRDRQLDDAAWRAAQAALAGDDVEFDLAPVKRPGGRTGLSVHGHARLLSEDDRRFAVVFVHDQSDFARMEATRRDFVANVSHELKTPVGAMTLLAEALLASADDTETVRRFAEKVLIEANRLGDMVAELIELSRLQGAERLSNVTDVDVDVVVSEAIARHKVAAENANIEIRTDAPSGLRVLGDQTLLVTALANLVSNAIAYSPRGSLVSISRRRRGDNIEIAVTDRGIGIALEDQERVFERFFRGDKARSRATGGSGLGLAIVKHVAANHGGSIGVWSKPGTGSTFTLSIPAFGSASSPDDINQEPEQLLGREIRPRQQREEELSR
- the regX gene encoding two-component sensory transduction protein RegX, which translates into the protein MTSVLIVEDEESLADPLAFLLRKEGFEATVVTDGPSALAEFDRSGADIVLLDLMLPGMSGTDVCKQLRARSGVPVIMVTARDSEIDKVVGLELGADDYVTKPYSARELIARIRAVLRRGGDDDSEISDGVLESGPVRMDVERHVVSVNGDAITLPLKEFDLLEYLMRNSGRVLTRGQLIDRVWGADYVGDTKTLDVHVKRLRSKIEADPANPVHLVTVRGLGYKLEG